CTCGGCGATGTGCCGTTGGCACGAGTAGCAAGGGAAAGCCAGCAATGTCGCAGATGAGCACGCTGCGAGACGACGCACTCACACAGAGCATCTGTGCACGTGCACGGCTTACGCTTCAGTCTCCGACGTTAGTATAGCTGTTTGACAACAACTGCGTAGAAATCAGCCTCGCCTTGTGCTCGTTGTTGTTGCTGAAGTCGTCCTGATACGGCTGTTTACTTTGTGTTTCGCAGAATCTACATTTGAACCGAaagtgggtaaaaaaaaaaaaagaagatctTAGATCAGCACTTAGGGGCAACTTCACCTCACACGTATAAACAGATAGAAACACTGAGGCAATGGTCGATTTCTGAGACATGGACTGAGGAGTAGAGAAGGCCAATGATGAAGTGCTCAAGTCTACTGCTCACACACATACTCTCCCTTTCTCAATTCTCCTCTCTCTTGACCTCTTCTGTGCCGGTCTCCATCTTATTCTCATCCTTTTCCTCCTCTTtcttgtcctctgtctctcctggcTCAGGGTTGGACTCGGGCTTTTCCTCCTCTTTCTTTGGCTCCGGGAGCAGAATCACCTTGCCGATGTTGTTGCGCTCGTGCATACGCCTCATCGCGTCACccacctgatggagggacagagaaaagagagatggcaGGCAGACAGAAAGGTTGAAATACAGATCGACAAACCAAccaactgaaagagagagagagagagagagggggagagggatagagagggggagagagatagagagggggagagggatagagagggatagagagggggagagggatagagagggggagagggatagagagggggagagggagagagagggggagagggatagagagggggagagggagagagggatagagagggggagagggagagagagggggagagggagagagagagagagaggggagagagagggggagagagggatagagatggggagagggagagggagagagagggggagagggagagagaggagagagaggggagagggagagagggggagagggagagagggatagagaggggagagggagagagggatagagagggggagagggatagagagggggagagggatagagagggggagagatccTCTTCTTTTTTTGCTCCTGTGCAAAAGTTGGATGTTCAGGATCCAGTTTATTTCCCATTTGTAATAACACATTGGAAATCTGCATCAAACCCTCTCCTTTTACCAAGCTCAGATAATGACATCTTCTCTGTCCGTCATATGAATACTGAAAGGGTTTGTCCCTATTTAATTgggactgcacacacacacaagtgcctctctgactccactgccCCTGCTCTCTCCGCTCaccacccaccccaccccacgGCAACTCAAACAAAGCTTCCCCTAACAACCGACGCCACGGCAACCACGGCCGGTCACCTAGCAACTGCCGGCATCAGACCCATATCAGCCGAGGGGGGGCTGAGAATTGCAGTGAGTCTGACACGTCAGACAGTGTAaacaggaaggggagggagggaggaaggggagggaggaaggctaGGGTGGATAGCAAAGAGCTAATATCTGTGGGGAGACTGCTGTCAAAACAGTTTCAATGAATGTCAAACATtgatttaattattattattaatatgcaAGGAACTATTGGAAATGTCATGAAAATGTCACACAGAAAATGAGCCTAGCCTCTACTGGATTAGTTGTAACAACAGTATGTAACATCACACGTACTACAAATAGCGAGTCTGTTAGTCTGGCGTAAATAGGCTACATGCCAGTTGCAATAGACACAAAGTTTCATAGGAAGGTTAGATTAAATATGAAATTAATTTGACCAATCCTATGACTATTCCATTCATTCACTCCTTTCAAAAGGAGTCGGATACCATACCGGCTTCCAGGCAGTCGCATAGCAACAAGAGGTCTAGCTATACACCAGTCATATTTCCTGTCACACAGAGGCACCCTCTAAACATTCTAACCTTTGACGCCAAGCCTTCTGACCAATCAGAAGGGGGTCAAGTGGATAGGAGCGGGGGGAAGAGACGTTTCCCATCCTCTCTGGAAAGGCTTTCAACCGTCGCAATGGAAACCACAGGGGCGGCGAATAGTAAGTAAACAAATCAGTTGGTCTATAATGAAATTGTTGTAAACAGAATTGGGATTTGAAAATACCCCCAGCTCTTCCTCCCGCCCCCCTCTCGCAtaccctctctgcctcccacACAGTCTGTCAATGTCCAACCCTGTTGAGTAGACATATCAGACATTACTAAAGAAGCAGGAGAGCTAGGTGTAAACATAGCCTTTCAAGGCAGTGGAAGGAGGAGTGCAAGCCTCTGGAGGGATTATATGAAAGCAATACAGAAATATTTAAAATCGCCACCAGGGGGCAGCCGGAAGCAGTGTTTGTATACAATGCAGTACCTTACCAACATTGTACCTTAGACTGCAGGTCCACTGGGCGCCAGTTCAGGTAGATTATGTAGACTACATGCAGGCTACAGCAGAATTCGTATTTGGATTATAATAAATTGACATATTTGTAGGGTCTAAGATGTATTTTTCGTTAGGGAAAATAAATGGTTTTAATATTTGTTCAAGGCACGCAATAGGCAGAATAAATTATTGGTGGCTCAGTGCCTGTGTGGTCCAGCGGTTACAGCCATCAACAGTTTAGCAATGGAAATCTCCCCTACTTTAAGGGCCATCCACACCAAAGACCATAACTATAAAACGTGGGCGAGCATCCCCACTGGAGGAAAGTTGATGGttttacagtaggcctacatctgTCAATCAACTGATGGCCAAATCGGCTATCAACTCAGCCAGAGAAACACAAACAGGAGCCTATTGTCGGTTTTCACACCTTTCATCACGTGACAATGGATAGGCTAACGGGGAGCCTACAGAATGTATTGGTATATAATCAAATAACAAGGGTCTTATTGCAACCGTCAATGGCACTAGATTATCGCCAGCTGATGCCTCGTTAAACCATCAATAGCCGCTAAATTCATAAACACATCTGATCTTCAATTGTAACCATTATTGGACACCTCATTATGTCCTTGTTACCTTAGTCCTGCTTGCAATCAAAGTGTCAAGATATGTTCGCCCTCTAGTTGAATGTCCAACACTTTGTATGAATGGAAACTAATGTCGGTGTAACCTAGTGTTAGTATTTAATTTGTTCCAATTTATGTTATCCATGAAATATAACTGTCTTTAAAATAAAATGATTTGGTATGGTCATTTCTTTTCAAGGTCGGGGGTAAAAATATCCTTGGACTTTCTATAATTACTTAAAATGTGTAACTAAACCAAGACAATCCGGGATTTAGTTACCCAGAAGGGTGTGGACCGGAATCGAACACATACTGACAGCGGCCCTAATCCCTACAACACCCCAGGCCACGATTGAAATCAATTTTGACAGTTCATTCGTAACCTTAGGTTCGCCAGAAACCTTAAGATGTCCTCTTTTTCGATAATATATATCCGAAATGCATATATAAATGCATTTCGGATACAACTTCACACTTGTCGTAGTAGAGATCGATATATATCTTGTGTTAGTTACTAAACTATATACGCCgacggttgttgatgtgtatggcTGCATTTCAGATACATTTTTTGTACACCTGAATATTGCAGTAATATGATATATAGGCTTACAGCAGCAGTAGGACATTTATTCATATTCATTCTGGTGCGTTTAGCATTTGAGCGAGCGAGGGAAGATGATTTTGATAGCTGGCACTGGCCCGAATGACTCGATTTCCCccgcatggagagaaagagaaatgcgGATTTCCAGTGAATGTATCTAAATCACGAGGCTCATTGAATTTCCGGATGCGCTGGAAAATGTACCACAACAAAAGTGATACAATTAAGATCCGAAATCTGTATGTCAACTCTGTGAGACTACAGGAATCCATGAAATACTACGTTCTCTGCGTCTGCTACGGAGGAGCCCCCGAGCCACAAATATATACTATATccgttattgatgtcacttgttaaatcaacttcTATCAATGTAGGTGAAGggcaggagacaggttaaagaatgaatttgaagtcggaagtttacttacagtttagccaaatacatttaaaatcagtttttcaattcctggcatttaatctgcgtaaaaattccctgttttaggtcagttaggatcaccactttactttatgaatgtgaaatgtcagaataatagtatagagaatgatttatttcagcttttatttctttcattcccagtgggtcagaagtttacatacactcaattagtatttggtagtattggctttaaatagtttaacttgggtcaaacttttctggtagccttccacaagcttcccacaataagttgggtggattttggcccattcctcctgatagaactggtgtaactgagtcaggtttgtaggcctccttgctcgcacacgctttttcagttctacccacaaattttctataggattgaggtcagggctttgtgatggccactccaataccttgactttgttgtccttaagccattttgccacatctctggaagtatgcttggggtcattatccatttggaagacccatttgcgaccaagctttaacttcctgactgatgtcttgagatgttgcttcaaaatgcCCACaaaattttccttcctcatgtagccatctattttgtgaagtgcatcagtccctcctgcagcaaagcacccacacaacatgatgctgccaaccccgtgcttatctgttgggatggtgttcttcggcttgcatgcCTCCCCACCCCTAgctctcaccctccgatccaacaggtcccagacgtgctcaatgggattcagatccgggttcttcgctggccatggcagaacactgacatttctgtcttgcaggaaatcacgcacagaacgagcagtatggctggtggcattgtcattcctggagggtcatgtcaggatgagcctgcaggaagggtaccacatgagggaggaagatatcttccctataacgcacagcgttgagattgcctgcaatgacaacaatctcagtccgatgatgctgtgacacacggccccagaccatgacggaccctccacctccaaaacgatcccgctccagagtacaggcctcggtgtaacgctcattccttcaacgataacgcgattccgaccatcacccctggtgagacaaaacagcgacttgtcagtgaagagtactttttgccagtcctgtctggtccagcgacggtgggtttggcacaccggtgatgtctggtgaggacctgccttacaacaggcctatttttacttttttttacattatagaataacagtgaagacatggaatcatgtagtaacgaaaaaagtgttaagcaaatcaaaatatatttcatatttgagattcttcaaagtagccaccctttttccTTGATGAGAGCTTCGAacactcttcaaatcaaatcaatgtttgttttttttgtctaTGTTTTTGCGGGTGTTGCGAAATtcttgtgtttctatctccaacagtgcagtaatatctaaaaatttcacaacaatacacacaaatctaaagtaaaggaatggaattaataatatataaatatttcgGCGAACAacgtcagagcggcatagactaagatacagtagaaaaggatagaatacatactgtacatatgagatgagtaatgtcatgttccattattaaagtggccagtgatgatttcaagtctatatagggcagcagcctctaatgtgctagtgatggctatttaacagtctgatagccttgagatagtagttatttttcagtctctaggtcacagctttgatgcacctgtactgacatcgctttctggatgatagcagggcgATCAGGCAGTCGTTCgggggttgttgtccttgatgatttttttggccttcctgtgacatcgggtgctgtaggtgtcctggagggcaggtagtttgcccccggtgatgcaatGGGCAGACTGCGAtactctctggagagccctgcggttacgGGCGGTGATACAGACCAACAGGATGCTctaaattgtgcatctgtaacagttggtgagggttttaggtgccaagccaaatttctttatcctcctgaagttgaagaggcactgttgtgccgccttcaccacactgtctgtgtgggtgtaccatttcagtttgtcagtgatgtgtacaccgaggaacttgaagctttacaccttctccactgtggtcctgtcgatgtggatagggggtgctccctctgctgtttcctgaagtccacgatcagctcttttgttttgttgatgttgggtgagaggttatttttctggcaccacactcccagggccctcacctcctccctgtaggctgtctcgtcattgttggtaattaggcccactactgttgtgtcatttgcaaacttgatgattgagttggaggcatgcgtggctAGGCAGTCATGTTTGAACAGGGAACacaggaggaggctgagcacgcatccttgtggggccccagtgttgaggatcagaaaAGTGGAGGTGTTTCCTACCAACACCATCCGGGggttggcccgtcaggaagtccaggaccaagttgcacagggcggggttcagaccgaGGGCCTCGAACTTAATgataagcttggagggtactatggtgttgaatgctgagctttaGTTTAGGAtgctgagatggtttgggatgagttggatcgcagagtgaaggaaaagcagccaacaagtggtcagcatatgtgggaactccttcaagacttttggaaaagcattcctcgagaagctggttgagagaatgccaagagtgtgcaaagctgtcatcaaggcaaagggtggctactttgaagattctaatatcttaaatatattttgatttgtttaacactttttttgattacgacatgattccacatgtgctatttcatagttttaatgtcttcactattattctacaatggagaaaatgggataggcattctctcaaccagcttcatgaggtagtcacctggaatgcatttcaattaaccggtgttctttaatttgtggaatttctgttgtgacaaggtagggatggtatacagaagatagccctatttggtaaaagaccaagtccatattatggcatgaacagcacaaataagcaaagagaaacaacagtccatcattaccttaagatatgaaggtcagtcaatctggaaaatttcttcaagtgcagtcacaaaaccaTAAAGCGCGATGATGAAACTGGCactaatgaggaccgccacaggaaaggaagactcaagagttacctctgctgcacagGATAAGatcattacagttaccagcctcagaaattgcagcccaaataaatgcttcacatagttcaagtaacagacacatctcaacatcaactgttcagaggaaactgcgcgaatcaggccttcatggtcgaattgttgcaaagaaaccactactaaagaacaccaaaagaagaagacacttgcttgggccaagaaacatgagcaatggacattagaccggtggaaatccaTCCTTTTATCtggtgagtccaaatttgagatttttggttccaaccgccgtgtctttgtgagacgcggagtaggtgaacggatgatctctgtatgtgtggttcccaccgtgaagcatagaggaggaggtgggatgctggtgacactgtctgtgatttatttagaattcaaggcacacttaaccagcatggctaccacagcattctgcaacgatacgtcatcccatctggtttgcgattagtgggactatcatttgtttttcaacaggacaatgacccaacacacctccaggctgtgtaagggctatttgaccatggagagtgatcagatgacctggcctccacaaccaattgaaatggtttgggatgtgttggaccacagagtgaaggaaaagcagccaacaagtgctcagcatatgtgggaacttcttcaagactgttggaaaagcatttctcattaagctagttgagagaatgccaagagtgtgcaaagctgtcatcaatgcaaagggtggctactttgaagaatctaaaatatattttgatttgtttaacacttttttggttactacatgattccatttgtgttatttcatagttattattattattctactaTTAGAAAATAGtattgacattctctcaaccagcttcatgaggtaaacttgaatgagtaggtctgtccaaaATTTTAcctgatactgtatactgtatataatgcaTAGCCACTGAGCTACTCATAGATATTcactgcaccacacacacacacacacacacacacacacacacacacacacacacacacacacacacacacacacacacacacacacacacacacacacacacacgcacgcacgcacgcacgcacgcacgcacgcacgcacgcacgcacgcccgcacgcccgcccgcccgcccgcccgcccacccacccacccacccacccacccacccacccacctgttCAAAGTGGTAGGTGGAGTCAATGCGGGGCTTGATCTTTCCCTGGGTATAGAGTTCCAGTAGGCGGGTCATGGTCTGGGTGATGAGCTCCTCCTCATCACTCAGGTAGCCCAGATGGAAGCCACACACAGCCTTGTTGGCATGCATCAGCCTCAGGGTGTTGATGGTGAATTGGTTGTACCAGGTCTTGGCTACCGCCAATAGGTTCTTCTTCTGACCCGTCACACAGTTGGCTGCACCTGGAAAATGGAGTCATGAAGTCAGGGACACATGGAGAGGACATTACCACCCTACCAGAAATGTGCATGTTAAAAAGTGTTGTAAATATGATAATTACACAACCACACATTTGACACATTTTACAAATTGAAATGCAAACACTTGAAAAGCTAGCTTGGAATGCATATTTTCCCCtcaatacattttaaatgtattGGAAACAGCTTATCAAGTCATTTCACATACCATGGAACATGCTAGAAATGCAAATGGAATGTGTTAAATCTTCTATAAAATGTCCAGTCGGGAAGGGATGTAGTGGTACAGAAAAAGGTGGGTAAACACTGAGCGCCGGTTGAGATGACAGGAGGCGAGTAATGTTAAACGCTAATACAAACAACGGTAATTTAGTCTCTTACCAAAcactatgagggtgcccatgggCTTCAGCAAACTAAAGGCCTTTTGGGTGTCTGAGCCTCCCAGAGGGTCCAGGACAACGTCCAATcctgagggaaagagacagaaatGCCATTGGAAACTGATTTGCTCGAGTGGATCACTAGTACTGATCGAGAGGCTTGACATACAGCTTACATCGTATGCAATGATACACTACATAATCAAAAGTAGGTGGACACctactcgtcgaacatctcattccaaaatcacgggcattgaaatggagttggttccctctttgctgctataacagcctccactcttctgggaaggccttccattagatgttggaacattgctgcggggacttgcttccattcagccacaagagcattagtgaggttggccactcatgttgggcgattaggcctggctcgcagtcggcgttccaattaaatccaaagttgttcgatggggttgaggtcagggatctgtgcaggccagtcaagttcttggtaatgagacccgtaacataactcatgcaattgCGCACGGTGATTttaggctgctcggccatggaaacccatttcatgaagctcccgacggaacagttcttgtgctgaagttgcttccagaggtagtttggaattCAGTAGTGAGTGTcgcaaccaaggacagactatttttgcgcactatgcacttcagcactctgcagtcccattctgtgaacttgtgtggtctgccacttcatggctgagccgtATACTTCAAAAAGGAGATGACAAAGGCACCTATCAGTGATGCTGATGATACCGCcctttagcctggtcccagatctatttgcGTTGTCTTGCCAACTCATATGGTGATTGTCACACCAataaccataggagttggcaagacagtacaaacagatcttGGACCAGGTTGCATGTCCAATCCATCCTTACCCTTGGGGCTGATTTTACGGATCTCCTCAGCATAATCTCGTGTACGGTAGTCGATGGGGTGGGTGACGCCCCCCTGGCTGATGGTCTCGTGCTTGCTGGCCGACGCAGTTCCAAACACGGTCACGTCCTCCAGCAACTGACAGAGCTGGGTGGCAGCGATGCCCACACCACCTACAGTAGAGGGACATAAGGggacaagacacagagagaggcacgAGGGACGCATAGCATGAGAGATACTGTAGGTAACATAGATGCAGGAGAATTGTGACAGAGGTGATTCCTGATGAAGGTGATTCGTGATGGAGGAGAAATTTAATAGAGTGGAGACGGGATAACGGAGAAGAGACGGGATGGGAATATGATAGAAGTGAAATCTAATGGACGAGAGATGTGATGGACACTTTGAGAGTTTGATTGAGCCAGCAGGTTTGGCACTTTTGGGACTTCAAatcaaaatctaattttattggtcgcatacacatatttagctttTCATTGGTTCCATTTTGCTAGGCAAGCTGAATCATGCTCAAATACGGTAGAAAGACTTCAAATACTATTCGAACCCAGGTGTGGTGATTTGTGCCACGTACAAAAAAAGCCTCACTTGCAGTATTCTAGACATACTGTTCTGTCACAGGCAGGATGTAAACTCTAAAAGCTTTTAGCAAACCTTTAAATTCTGCTTATCTGACACACTCTCCCCTTCATAGTGATAAGGTGAGGCAAcgacacatctgccacgctgattctcaacacaggggcccctcaggggtgtgtgcttagtcccctcctgtactccctgttcacccacaactgcatggccaagcacgactccagcACCATCCTTAAGTTTGTCGACGACACAACggtgttaggcctgatcaccgacaacgatgagacagcctatggggaggaggtcagagacctggcagtgtggtgccaggacaataacctctccctcaaagtgaccaagacaaaggagatgatcgtggactacaggaaaaggagggccgagcccGCACCCATTCACACtgaaggggctgtagtggagcaggtcaagagcttcaaatgacttggtgtccacatcaccaacaaactatcatggtccaaatacaccaagacagtcatgaaaagGGGAACGaaaatgcctattccccctcaggagactgaaaagatttggcatgggtcctcagatcctcaaaaagttctacagctgcaccatcgagagcatcctgactggttgcttcaccgcctggtatggcaactgctcggcatccaaccgcaaggcgctacagagggtagtgcgtactgcccaatacatcactggggccaagcttcctgccacccaggacctctataccaggaaggtcctaaaaattgtcaaagacaccagccaccctagtcatagactcatctctctgctaccgcactgcaaacggtaccggagcaccaactctaggtccaaaaggctccttaacagcttctacccccaagccacccagactatttgcattgaccccccccccctttttaatgctgctgctactcgctgtttattatctacgcatagtcgctttacccctacctacagtacatgtacatattacgtcaattacctcaactaacctgtacccccgcacattgactcggtaccggtaccccctgtataatcgcctcgttattgttattttattgtattacatttaagggcttgtaagttagcattttacagtaaggtctacacggcgcatgtgacaaatataattgtattttatttgatagTGGATACTCAAAacacaacccactgggcacagacagcAATTCAatatctattccacgttggttgaAGTGTGCCCTTTCGCATCACCACCGCCAGCTACTGCTCTCATaaaaatatttctgacacaccccCGGACCTACAGCGTTACCGCCAGCACTAAGATTTACCATTGCGCTAAGTTTGGTAAAATAGAGCCCctactttgtggctgtgtgtgttcAAAAAAAGATAGAGCACA
The sequence above is drawn from the Oncorhynchus gorbuscha isolate QuinsamMale2020 ecotype Even-year linkage group LG11, OgorEven_v1.0, whole genome shotgun sequence genome and encodes:
- the LOC124048414 gene encoding synaptic vesicle membrane protein VAT-1 homolog, yielding MSGEEAPARQQQESAEEKTENPPTEEPPSEAAQECEPSPAEEPVDEPAAATPDRAPVAPDEEVFSYRALFLTGYGGYDKVKLQVKKGKPSLKNAEVLVRVKACGLNFAELLGRQGMYELLPSPPVTPGMECSGVIEALGEEVTDRKVGDRVLVLSRHGLWQEVVVVPASQTFIMPESMSFEEAAALPVNYLTAYMMLFEMANVRAGQSILIHMAAGGVGIAATQLCQLLEDVTVFGTASASKHETISQGGVTHPIDYRTRDYAEEIRKISPKGLDVVLDPLGGSDTQKAFSLLKPMGTLIVFGAANCVTGQKKNLLAVAKTWYNQFTINTLRLMHANKAVCGFHLGYLSDEEELITQTMTRLLELYTQGKIKPRIDSTYHFEQVGDAMRRMHERNNIGKVILLPEPKKEEEKPESNPEPGETEDKKEEEKDENKMETGTEEVKREEN